A DNA window from Stenotrophomonas sp. 57 contains the following coding sequences:
- the hfq gene encoding RNA chaperone Hfq: MSKGQSLQDPFLNALRRERVPVSVYLVNGIKLQGTIESFDQFVVLLRNTVSQMVYKHAISTVVPARNVKVGPGGGYVQSGEGGQAGDEADE, translated from the coding sequence ATGTCCAAGGGGCAATCGCTGCAGGATCCTTTCTTGAACGCACTGCGGCGCGAACGCGTGCCGGTTTCGGTGTACCTGGTCAACGGCATCAAGCTGCAGGGCACGATCGAGTCGTTCGACCAGTTCGTGGTCCTGCTGCGCAACACGGTCAGTCAGATGGTCTACAAGCACGCCATTTCCACGGTCGTTCCGGCACGCAACGTGAAGGTCGGTCCGGGCGGTGGTTATGTGCAGTCGGGTGAAGGTGGTCAGGCAGGTGATGAAGCAGACGAGTAA
- the hflX gene encoding ribosome rescue GTPase HflX — MFDRSKKGEHALLIQPHFGKLEDDVLEEFGDLARSAGASIAATITARLDRPNPSTLIGSGKLDEIKAAADASGADLILVNHALSPGQERNLERFLERRVIDRTGLILDIFAQRAHSHEGKLQVELAQLRHLATRLVRGWTHLERQRGGSIGLRGPGETQLETDRRLLQKRVEQLQKRLEKVEVQRTQMRRARVRSELPRVALVGYTNAGKSTLFNAMTGAEAYAADQLFATLDPTVRRIAVPGGNVVLADTVGFVRDLPHDLVAAFRSTLSEAREADFLLHVVDAADPHREERIAQVDEVLTAVGAGDLPQLLVFNKIDRIEGADVRHDGQDGIPDESRRERVWISARDGQGLDLLQAVLGKRLGLQHVTGELRLPPDAGRLRARLHQLEVIRSEQADEDGWLLQVDLPIAEAEKLAASADGAPIRALLPEKLPEW; from the coding sequence ATGTTTGACCGCTCGAAAAAGGGCGAACACGCCCTGTTGATCCAGCCCCATTTCGGCAAGCTGGAAGACGATGTGCTGGAAGAATTCGGTGATCTGGCCCGCTCGGCTGGGGCCAGCATCGCCGCGACGATCACTGCCCGCCTGGACCGTCCGAATCCGTCGACCCTGATCGGCAGCGGCAAGCTGGACGAGATCAAGGCGGCGGCCGATGCCAGTGGCGCCGACCTGATCCTGGTCAACCATGCGTTGAGCCCGGGCCAGGAGCGCAACCTGGAACGGTTCCTGGAGCGCCGGGTGATCGACCGTACCGGCCTGATCCTGGACATCTTCGCCCAGCGTGCGCACAGCCACGAAGGCAAGCTGCAGGTCGAACTGGCGCAGCTGCGTCACCTGGCGACGCGGCTGGTACGCGGCTGGACCCACCTGGAGCGCCAGCGTGGCGGTTCGATCGGCCTGCGCGGGCCGGGTGAAACCCAGCTGGAAACCGACCGTCGCCTGCTGCAGAAGCGGGTCGAGCAGCTGCAGAAGCGCCTGGAAAAGGTCGAAGTGCAGCGCACCCAGATGCGTCGTGCGCGCGTGCGCAGCGAGCTGCCGCGCGTGGCCCTGGTGGGCTATACCAACGCCGGCAAGTCGACCCTGTTCAATGCCATGACCGGCGCCGAGGCCTACGCCGCCGATCAGCTGTTCGCCACGCTGGACCCGACCGTGCGCCGCATCGCGGTGCCCGGTGGCAACGTGGTGCTGGCGGACACCGTCGGTTTCGTCCGTGACCTGCCGCATGACCTGGTTGCCGCCTTCCGCTCGACGCTGTCGGAGGCACGCGAGGCCGATTTCCTGCTGCACGTGGTTGACGCCGCTGATCCGCACCGCGAAGAGCGCATCGCCCAGGTGGACGAGGTACTGACCGCGGTCGGTGCCGGTGATCTGCCGCAGTTGCTGGTGTTCAACAAGATCGACCGCATTGAAGGCGCCGACGTCCGCCATGACGGCCAGGACGGTATCCCGGACGAGTCGCGCCGCGAGCGGGTGTGGATTTCCGCGCGCGACGGGCAGGGCCTGGACCTGCTGCAGGCGGTGCTGGGCAAGCGCCTGGGCCTGCAGCACGTCACCGGCGAACTGCGCCTGCCGCCGGATGCGGGCCGCCTGCGCGCGCGCCTGCACCAGCTGGAAGTGATCCGCAGTGAGCAGGCCGACGAGGACGGCTGGCTGCTGCAGGTCGACCTGCCGATCGCCGAAGCCGAAAAGCTGGCCGCCAGTGCCGACGGCGCACCGATCCGGGCGCTGCTGCCGGAGAAGCTGCCGGAGTGGTGA
- a CDS encoding nicotinamide-nucleotide amidohydrolase family protein yields the protein MSIPTDAELNAQSAALGQRLQQASLQLVTAESCSGGWIAKCMTDIAGSSAFFDCGMVVYSYEAKQRLLGVRAQTLEQFGAVSRETVLEMVSGALVNSGAGIAVAVTGIAGPGGGSPDKPVGSVWIGWKRRGGYARAELFQFDGDREAIRRQTVAAALRGIDAQL from the coding sequence ATGTCCATCCCCACCGACGCTGAACTCAATGCCCAGTCCGCCGCGCTCGGGCAGCGCCTGCAGCAGGCCTCGCTGCAGCTGGTGACCGCTGAAAGCTGCAGTGGTGGCTGGATCGCCAAGTGCATGACCGACATTGCCGGTTCCTCGGCGTTCTTCGACTGCGGCATGGTGGTCTACAGCTACGAAGCCAAGCAGCGCCTGCTCGGCGTGCGTGCGCAGACCCTGGAGCAGTTCGGTGCGGTCAGCCGCGAAACCGTGCTGGAAATGGTCTCCGGCGCGCTGGTCAATTCTGGTGCCGGCATCGCGGTGGCGGTGACCGGTATCGCTGGTCCCGGCGGCGGCAGCCCGGACAAGCCGGTGGGCAGTGTCTGGATCGGCTGGAAGCGCCGTGGCGGCTATGCCCGCGCCGAGCTGTTCCAGTTCGATGGCGACCGCGAAGCCATCCGCCGGCAAACCGTGGCGGCGGCATTGCGCGGCATCGACGCCCAGCTGTGA